One Candidatus Sysuiplasma jiujiangense genomic window, GCATATTTCCAGTTCTGATTTTACCACCTTCTGATGATTACCTTACTGTCTGTGTAGAACATCACATGGTCCCTTCCGCCCTGCGCGTGCAGGTCTCCGAAGAACGATTTTTTGAATCCGCCGAACGGATAGTATGCAATCGGTGCTGCCACTCCTATATTCACACCGATATTGCCTGCCTCCACCCTCGAGACAAACTCATCGGCATACCTGCCCGAAGAGGTAAAAATTGTGGAGGCGTTTCCAAATTCACTGCGGTTAATCAGCTCAATGGCACCGTCAAAATTTTCAGCCTCCACCACGCTTGCCACGGGGCCGAAAATTTCCTCCCTTATGATGCTCATATCATGGCGTGCGTCATCGAACACTGAAGGTCCCAGAAAATAGCCTTCGCGATAAGCCGCCGGCTTATTGGCTCTGCCGTCCAAAACCAGCCTTGCGCCCTGCTCTTCTCCCTTCTCTATGTAAGAAATCACTCTTTTCCTGTGCTCATCCCTGATGAGCGGGCCCATCTCGGTCTCCGGATCCAGTCCGTATCCCAGCTTCAGTCTGCGTGCTGCCGCAGTAAAAGCGCTGACTACTTTCTCATGATTTTCCGGCAATGTAACCAGGACCGAACCGGCCAGGCATCTCTCGCCGGCGTTACCAAAGAAAGAGGAGATAAGTCCCGGTATCACCCTTTTCAGGTCGGCGTCAGGCATGACAAGCTCGTAATTCTTTGCCGACGCTCCTGCCTGTGCCCTTTTATGGTTGGCTGTGGCCCTTTTGTAAATATATTCGCCGGCAGAGGTCGATCCTACAAAGCTCACGCCGGCAATTTGCCTGTTGTCTAAAATTGCATTGACAACGGGTGCCGAGCCGTTTATGACCGAAACAACCCCCGGAGGGAATCCCGCCCTTCCTATCAGCTCGATCGCCTTCTGCATTGTCAGGGGCACCTTTTCAGAAGGTTTGACCACGATGGTATTGCCGAGACCTATGGCATAAGGGATAAACCAGAAGGGAACCATGATTGGGAAGTTGAACGGAGCAATAACGGCAAAAACACCCATTGGAACGCGTATCAGTTCCTCGTCTATTCCACTTGATATGTTCTTGTTGTTTGTGCCCATGATGTGGTATGTGGCTGCGCAGGCGGCCTGAATATTTTCAATCGACCGCATTACTTCGCCCTTCGCCTCTTCAAAGGTCTTGCCATGCTCCATTGTTACAAGCTTTGCGAGTTCGTCTGCGTTTTCCTGCATCAGGTTTTCCAGCCGGAAGAGGAGTTTGATCCTGCTGGTAATCGGAACAGTGGACCACTTGAGAAATGCATCATGTGCGTAGCCTATTGCCCGATCGACTGAAGCCTTTTCAGTGTCATAGACGGTTGCTATTGTTTTCCC contains:
- a CDS encoding CoA-acylating methylmalonate-semialdehyde dehydrogenase, producing the protein MNGGFENAEETTEYKVFNPAFGKTIATVYDTEKASVDRAIGYAHDAFLKWSTVPITSRIKLLFRLENLMQENADELAKLVTMEHGKTFEEAKGEVMRSIENIQAACAATYHIMGTNNKNISSGIDEELIRVPMGVFAVIAPFNFPIMVPFWFIPYAIGLGNTIVVKPSEKVPLTMQKAIELIGRAGFPPGVVSVINGSAPVVNAILDNRQIAGVSFVGSTSAGEYIYKRATANHKRAQAGASAKNYELVMPDADLKRVIPGLISSFFGNAGERCLAGSVLVTLPENHEKVVSAFTAAARRLKLGYGLDPETEMGPLIRDEHRKRVISYIEKGEEQGARLVLDGRANKPAAYREGYFLGPSVFDDARHDMSIIREEIFGPVASVVEAENFDGAIELINRSEFGNASTIFTSSGRYADEFVSRVEAGNIGVNIGVAAPIAYYPFGGFKKSFFGDLHAQGGRDHVMFYTDSKVIIRRW